In the Anastrepha obliqua isolate idAnaObli1 chromosome 1, idAnaObli1_1.0, whole genome shotgun sequence genome, one interval contains:
- the LOC129251090 gene encoding uncharacterized protein LOC129251090 isoform X1, with product MDFLKLQRSTTLSVTALRYNKAKIGKTTTAQVCASTTVMNKCTPAATTTATRICSSLPVICETASLTLPTPRKATPITHISRKSTRSSSSSGKDSNTNAAQSPPQLLLASGLSSWRSWRSCIVGLVTLLVFTANFSISAGQIDWDDDDDPAASQNGIL from the exons ATGGATTTCTTAAAATTACAACGATCAACGACGCTATCCGTGACGGCGCTACGCTACAATAAAGCTAAAATTggtaaaacaacaacagcgcaAGTTTGCGCTTCCACAACGGTAATGAACAAATGCACACCTGcagccacaacaacagcaacaagaatATGTAGTTCATTGCCAGTGATATGTGAAACTGCATCGTTAACGCTTCCTACACCAAGAAAAGCAACACCAATCACCCACATAAGCAGAAAAAGCACccgcagcagcagtagcagcggcAAAGATAGCAACACAAATGCTGCGCAATCGCCGCCTCAACTACTGTTAGCTTCTGGTTTGAGCAGTTGGCGCAGTTGGCGTAGCTGCATCGTTGGCCTTGTCACTCTGTTGGTATTTACAGCGAATTTTAGCATAAGCGCCGGCCAAATCGATTGGGATGATGACGATGATCCAG CTGCAAGTCAAAATGGCATACTGTGA
- the LOC129251090 gene encoding uncharacterized protein LOC129251090 isoform X2, whose amino-acid sequence MDFLKLQRSTTLSVTALRYNKAKIGKTTTAQVCASTTVMNKCTPAATTTATRICSSLPVICETASLTLPTPRKATPITHISRKSTRSSSSSGKDSNTNAAQSPPQLLLASGLSSWRSWRSCIVGLVTLLVFTANFSISAGQIDWDDDDDPGH is encoded by the coding sequence ATGGATTTCTTAAAATTACAACGATCAACGACGCTATCCGTGACGGCGCTACGCTACAATAAAGCTAAAATTggtaaaacaacaacagcgcaAGTTTGCGCTTCCACAACGGTAATGAACAAATGCACACCTGcagccacaacaacagcaacaagaatATGTAGTTCATTGCCAGTGATATGTGAAACTGCATCGTTAACGCTTCCTACACCAAGAAAAGCAACACCAATCACCCACATAAGCAGAAAAAGCACccgcagcagcagtagcagcggcAAAGATAGCAACACAAATGCTGCGCAATCGCCGCCTCAACTACTGTTAGCTTCTGGTTTGAGCAGTTGGCGCAGTTGGCGTAGCTGCATCGTTGGCCTTGTCACTCTGTTGGTATTTACAGCGAATTTTAGCATAAGCGCCGGCCAAATCGATTGGGATGATGACGATGATCCAG